One window of Rhizobium leguminosarum genomic DNA carries:
- a CDS encoding copper chaperone PCu(A)C — translation MKISKTFGKTFALAALLSATAFAGAEAHVTFLVREATEETTILATLQLPHGCDGKATTEVRVKLPEGFVFAKPQPKAGWELEVIKGDYQKTYDNHGDKVKTGAVEIRWKNGNLSDDFYDTFVIQGKVSGVEADTSLAFPVTQMCGDTVEAWDQVAKEGGDAHGMKNPAPLLKIVAGEDHGHDHDDMAGMDMSGMTGMGAAAPAGETVKAGDLEVSGGFAKAMLPGQPVGGGFFTVTNNGQADDRLLSVTSPAAGDVQIHEMVTKDNVMRMRQLKDGVAIAAGQTVKLEPGNLHLMFQKVKTPFKQGDSVPVTLTFEKAGKVELVLQVLSAQGK, via the coding sequence ATGAAGATTAGCAAGACATTTGGCAAGACATTCGCGCTTGCCGCCCTTCTTTCCGCGACCGCCTTTGCCGGCGCAGAGGCGCATGTGACCTTCCTCGTCAGGGAAGCGACTGAGGAGACCACCATTCTCGCGACGTTGCAGTTGCCGCATGGCTGCGACGGCAAGGCGACCACGGAAGTGCGGGTCAAGCTGCCGGAAGGCTTCGTCTTCGCCAAGCCGCAGCCGAAGGCCGGCTGGGAGCTCGAGGTGATCAAGGGCGACTACCAGAAGACCTACGACAATCACGGCGACAAGGTGAAGACAGGCGCGGTCGAGATCCGCTGGAAGAACGGCAATCTCTCCGACGATTTCTACGACACCTTCGTCATCCAGGGTAAGGTATCGGGCGTCGAGGCCGACACCTCGCTCGCCTTTCCGGTGACGCAGATGTGCGGCGACACGGTCGAGGCCTGGGATCAGGTGGCAAAGGAAGGCGGTGACGCGCATGGGATGAAAAACCCGGCGCCGCTCTTGAAGATCGTCGCCGGCGAAGACCATGGTCACGATCATGACGACATGGCCGGCATGGACATGTCCGGCATGACCGGTATGGGTGCTGCAGCACCAGCGGGTGAAACGGTCAAGGCCGGCGATCTCGAAGTCTCCGGCGGGTTCGCCAAGGCGATGCTGCCCGGCCAGCCGGTCGGCGGTGGCTTTTTCACCGTGACCAACAACGGCCAGGCGGACGACCGGCTGCTATCCGTGACATCGCCTGCAGCAGGCGATGTTCAAATCCACGAGATGGTGACGAAGGACAATGTCATGCGGATGCGCCAGCTGAAAGATGGCGTCGCCATCGCCGCTGGCCAGACGGTCAAGCTTGAGCCCGGCAATCTGCATCTGATGTTCCAGAAAGTGAAGACGCCGTTCAAGCAGGGCGATAGCGTGCCGGTGACGCTGACCTTCGAAAAGGCCGGCAAGGTCGAGCTGGTGCTGCAGGTGCTGTCGGCGCAGGGTAAGTAA
- the crcB gene encoding fluoride efflux transporter CrcB, translating into MIQALLVAVGGAIGSLLRYYVGQWTLRLMGPAFPWGTLAVNVVGCFVIGVFAELIARRFNASVELRLLLITGFLGGFTTFSAFSLDAISLFERGEAVAGGIYIVASVGLSMAAVMSGLAVMRALA; encoded by the coding sequence ATGATCCAGGCTCTTCTCGTCGCCGTCGGCGGCGCTATCGGTTCCCTTCTCAGATATTATGTCGGCCAATGGACGTTGAGGCTCATGGGCCCGGCCTTTCCCTGGGGTACGCTTGCGGTCAATGTCGTCGGCTGCTTCGTCATCGGCGTCTTCGCCGAGCTGATCGCGCGGAGGTTCAACGCCTCGGTGGAACTGCGGCTCTTGCTGATCACCGGCTTCCTCGGCGGCTTCACCACCTTCTCGGCCTTTTCGCTGGATGCGATCTCGCTGTTCGAGCGTGGTGAGGCGGTGGCGGGCGGTATCTATATCGTGGCGAGCGTCGGGCTTTCGATGGCGGCCGTCATGTCAGGCCTTGCCGTCATGCGCGCTTTGGCCTGA
- a CDS encoding RluA family pseudouridine synthase, which yields MAGIEHIKVEPDEAGMRLDRWFKVHFPGLGFGPLQKLLRSGQVRVDGGRVKSDARVQPGQTVRVPPLDVDAKKSGPIAGKDLKHSSDFELLSRMVLHEDDKVIVLNKPPGIAVQGGSGVARHIDQMLEAWTSPKGEKPRLVHRLDRDTSGVLVIARTRGAAQKLTAAFRERDTKKTYWALVKGVPRKHEDKISTWLVKEPTPDGDRMRIARHGEEGADHAISFYRVLETAAQNLAWLEMEPYTGRTHQLRVHALHIGHRIIGDPKYFDDDPNWDFPGGVQKKLHLHARHIDIPHPSGGRLRVSAPLPAHMVQTWNLLGLDLAGAERDSE from the coding sequence ATGGCTGGCATAGAACATATCAAGGTTGAACCCGACGAAGCAGGCATGCGGCTCGATCGCTGGTTCAAGGTGCATTTTCCCGGGCTCGGTTTCGGTCCGCTGCAGAAGCTTTTGCGCTCCGGCCAGGTGCGCGTCGACGGCGGCCGTGTCAAATCGGATGCACGCGTGCAGCCCGGCCAGACCGTGCGGGTGCCGCCGCTGGATGTCGATGCGAAGAAGTCCGGACCGATCGCCGGCAAGGATCTCAAGCATTCGTCCGATTTCGAACTCCTGTCGCGCATGGTGCTGCATGAGGACGACAAGGTGATCGTGCTCAACAAGCCGCCCGGTATTGCGGTGCAGGGCGGCTCCGGTGTGGCCCGGCATATCGACCAGATGCTCGAAGCCTGGACCAGCCCGAAGGGCGAGAAGCCGCGGCTCGTTCACCGCCTCGACCGCGATACGTCTGGTGTTCTGGTCATTGCCCGGACGCGCGGCGCGGCGCAGAAGCTGACGGCCGCCTTCCGCGAGCGTGACACCAAGAAGACCTATTGGGCGCTGGTCAAGGGCGTTCCGCGCAAGCACGAAGACAAGATCTCGACCTGGCTCGTCAAGGAGCCGACCCCCGATGGCGACCGCATGCGCATCGCCAGACACGGCGAGGAGGGCGCTGATCATGCGATTTCCTTCTACCGCGTGCTGGAGACGGCGGCGCAGAACCTCGCATGGCTGGAGATGGAGCCCTATACCGGCCGGACCCACCAGTTGCGCGTCCATGCGCTGCATATCGGCCATCGGATCATCGGCGATCCGAAATATTTCGACGACGATCCGAATTGGGATTTTCCGGGCGGCGTCCAGAAGAAGCTGCATCTGCACGCGCGCCACATCGACATCCCGCACCCCTCCGGCGGCCGCCTGCGCGTCAGCGCGCCACTGCCGGCGCATATGGTGCAGACCTGGAACCTACTCGGTCTCGACCTTGCCGGCGCTGAAAGGGACAGCGAATGA